From the Jaculus jaculus isolate mJacJac1 chromosome 22, mJacJac1.mat.Y.cur, whole genome shotgun sequence genome, the window ccttgaaccggggtcattaggcttcacaggcaagcgtttaaccgctaagccatctctccagccctctggcacTTTTTAGAGCAGTTCTGATGACGATGTGTCCTCTCAGTCTTTCTCCTTGGGAGAACGTCTTCATCTCGCTGCATTCCCAAAGTGTATTTTATGTGGATGCAGAGCTCTGGGTTGCAAGCTATGAAGTGTTTCACTGCCTTCCCGGCCCTTGGGATTTCTCATGAGAAGTATGAAGTCATTGAATCACCACTTCTGTGTCTTTTCTCTGCTttcacttaattaaaaaaaaatatttatgagatgagagagagagagaaagaatgtgtatgtgtgtgttggacacaccagggcctcttgccactgcaaacaaactccagacagatgtaccactttgtgcatatggctttatgtgggaattgaatctggactagcattttttgcaagcaaatgcctttacccattgtgccaaaaaattttttttgttgttgtatttttgagataagaactcattgtagcccaggatgacctggaatttactctgttgcccaggctggccttgaactcacagtgatcctcctccctttgtctTCTGGGTGCTGGTATTGAAGGCGtatgttaccacacctggctcatttaatttttgtgtaaATTAGAATTAAACTGAAAAGCATCTTCGTTTTCAGTAGTTTGTGGTATAATCTGGATGTATGTCTTTCTAAATTTATTCTCTTTGGGTTTTACTGAACCTCTTGGATTTTCAAATGGCCAATTTTAGGAACTTTGTAACcatataaattttcaaatatcTTCCTGAATGACTGTCTTTCTTGTACCCTTTTGCAACTCCAGGTACACCGATGTTAGGACTTTGCTTTTGCTCTACAAACCCTTTAGGCTTtgtgaacatatatatatttgtaaatctcctttgtggactggagagatggctcagcagttaagggcacttgcatgcaaaggctcatggccagggttcaattccccactacccatctaaagccagatgcacaaagtggtacatgtctctggagttcatatgcagcagtaGAAGGTCCTGTGAacctattccttctctctctctctctctctctctctctctctctctctctctctctctaggtctccttctccttgcaaataaaaaaaaaatattttaaatcttgatTTAGCtattaagttcttgcctgtgaaacctaagaaccctgattcaaggctcaattccccaggacccacgtaagcaagatgcacaaggaggcgcacacatctggagttcgtttgcagtggctggaggccctggcgtgcctattctctctctttctctctctctctccctgtccgttgctctcaaataaataaaaataagcaaaaatattttaagtcttcATTAGTCAGATCAGGTAAATTTATCACTCAGTATACAATTTCATTTTGTGAGCCCATGCAATAAATTTTGTCTGTTATTGTATTTTTCCCAGttctaaaattttctttgtttctttcagaGATTTCCTACCTTTTCACTTATTTCACACTTACTTATAggagggggattttttttttaatgcgagagtggaagtgtgtgtgtgagagagagagagagagaattggtgcaccagagcctctagctactatatctgaactccagatgcgtgtgctacctaGTACACATAGGCGACCTTGTGTaatcttgcatctggcttacgtgggacctggagagttgaacaggggtccttagactttgcaggcaagcaccttaaccactaagccatctctcttgccgcatggaggaggaggaggattttAATAGCTTTAAAGTGTTTGTCTGAGCTCAGCATCTATGTTGATTGCTTTTCTTTGTAAAGTGTCAAGATTTTCCTGGGTCTTTGTACGTTGAATAACTATGGATTGGAGCCTGGACATTTGGGTATGATGCTATGGGACCCCAGGTCTTGTTAAATCCTATAGGAAACTTTTGGTTGTTGGCTGAGCAGGAACGGGCTAGCTTAGGTTTAGGTGGCGTCTACCCGCCTTTGGCTGGCCGTGGTTCTAACGTCAACGCCTGTGCTTCAGGAATGTGTCCTGTGTGCAGCCTGCAGTGGTCAGCGTGTCCATCCTGTGGGTTGGTTCGGTTCTCGGGGCCTTTGGTGTGCTGTGCAAACACGAGTCAAGGGGTTCACACACAGAGGAGGACATTGTGAACCTGTCGTTCGTTATGCACTTTCCTCCACaggcagggagaggggagaggactgAGCGAAAGGAGTATCAGGGTCGCCCTCACTCCCAGGTCAGAGTGAAGGACTCCTGTCCCCTCGAGCGTTGGGCGTTCACCCAGCCAtgttggctttatttatttatttattttatttatttttttttatagtgaaaaaaaaggtgtatttagAATTAACCAGCTGGATCCAGTTTAGATGATCCCAATTTTATTGGCAACATCCAAAGCATCATAATCGGGAGCCAGCCGAACATAggccttcttctctccatcaggcctgatcagggtgttgactttggccacatcaatgtcatagagtttcttcacagcctgTTTGATCTGATGCATGTTAGccttaacatccacaatgaacacTAGGGTGTTGTTGTCTTCTATCTTCTTCATGGCCGACTCAGTGGTCAGGGGGAACTTGATGATGGCATAGTGGTCAAGCTTGTTTCTCCTGGGGGCGCTCTTCCGAGGGTATTTAGGCTGCCTCCGGAGGCGCAATGTCTTGGGTCGCCGAAAGGTGGGTGACGTgcggatctttttctttttgtggctgtGAACGCCTTTCAGCACGGCCttcttggctttcagggcctttgctttggcttcagctttgggaggggcaggagctTCCTTCTTCGCTTTCGGCGCCATCTTGGCGAaaagg encodes:
- the LOC123456424 gene encoding 60S ribosomal protein L23a-like, producing MAPKAKKEAPAPPKAEAKAKALKAKKAVLKGVHSHKKKKIRTSPTFRRPKTLRLRRQPKYPRKSAPRRNKLDHYAIIKFPLTTESAMKKIEDNNTLVFIVDVKANMHQIKQAVKKLYDIDVAKVNTLIRPDGEKKAYVRLAPDYDALDVANKIGII